The Ignatzschineria rhizosphaerae genome contains a region encoding:
- a CDS encoding DMT family transporter → MNKAWIYVALTSIFELIWLYGFNVASAWWHWAIIGVFVLLDLNFLAKACEGLPTGTVYAIFAASGTVGAALMDYFLFNETITAQMLFFMGIILIGVIGLNLFDVNIRDEENA, encoded by the coding sequence ATGAATAAAGCATGGATATATGTTGCGCTCACCTCAATTTTTGAGCTGATATGGCTCTATGGATTTAATGTTGCAAGCGCATGGTGGCACTGGGCCATTATCGGTGTTTTCGTACTTCTTGATCTCAATTTCTTAGCCAAAGCTTGTGAAGGACTTCCTACAGGCACGGTTTACGCAATTTTTGCCGCCAGCGGAACAGTCGGCGCTGCATTAATGGATTATTTCCTCTTTAATGAGACGATTACTGCTCAAATGTTATTCTTTATGGGCATTATCCTCATTGGCGTGATTGGCTTAAATCTATTCGATGTAAATATTAGAGACGAGGAGAATGCATAA
- a CDS encoding DMT family transporter, with amino-acid sequence MGAVVIGWVFVALAASAELVGVFGLSLYSRNHTLINRVLYYGGIFLSFALLYFSFRYLPLSIAYTVFTGAGTAGAVLLNIVFFKESKNIKRLLSLAAIIIGVVGLQYVSSVN; translated from the coding sequence ATGGGTGCTGTTGTTATAGGTTGGGTATTTGTGGCTTTAGCGGCAAGTGCAGAATTAGTGGGTGTTTTTGGTTTAAGCCTTTATAGTCGTAACCATACCCTTATTAACCGAGTGCTCTACTACGGTGGGATCTTCCTTTCGTTTGCGCTCCTCTACTTCTCTTTTAGATATTTACCATTGAGTATTGCTTACACGGTCTTTACCGGTGCAGGAACGGCCGGCGCGGTTCTTCTTAATATTGTTTTCTTTAAAGAATCAAAAAATATTAAGCGTTTACTAAGCTTAGCGGCAATCATTATTGGCGTTGTCGGATTACAATATGTTTCTTCAGTAAACTAA
- a CDS encoding LysE/ArgO family amino acid transporter — MLEVYFEGVLLSAGLIIAIGAQNAYVLKQGVQNNHVFFVATVCFLCDFVLMSLGILGVGTFVAQNQVLQLLLAGGGMLYILWFALQSFLSIRQTQSMELRRADAPGTVKAAVIGALAITLLNPHVYLDTVVIIGGIAGTLEAEHKPLFLLGVLTSSAIWFYGLAYGARKLAPIFRKPLTWQILNFLIGLMMLFIAYQLGLFIFESLT; from the coding sequence TTGTTAGAAGTATATTTTGAGGGAGTTTTATTATCTGCCGGACTTATTATTGCGATCGGCGCCCAAAATGCTTATGTTTTAAAGCAGGGCGTGCAAAATAATCATGTATTTTTTGTCGCAACGGTCTGCTTTTTATGTGATTTTGTTTTAATGTCTTTAGGGATTTTAGGGGTGGGTACTTTTGTTGCGCAAAATCAGGTGCTTCAATTACTACTTGCGGGCGGTGGAATGCTCTATATTCTGTGGTTTGCGTTACAATCATTTTTAAGTATTCGTCAAACGCAGAGTATGGAGCTAAGACGAGCAGATGCGCCGGGGACAGTTAAAGCGGCTGTGATTGGGGCACTCGCGATTACGCTACTTAATCCTCATGTTTATTTAGATACAGTAGTGATTATTGGCGGTATTGCCGGGACTTTAGAAGCGGAGCATAAACCCCTATTTCTATTAGGTGTTTTGACATCATCTGCCATCTGGTTTTATGGGCTTGCTTATGGCGCGCGTAAACTAGCGCCGATTTTTAGAAAGCCTTTAACATGGCAGATTTTAAACTTCCTCATTGGCTTAATGATGCTATTTATTGCCTATCAATTGGGATTATTTATCTTCGAAAGTTTAACTTAA
- the purB gene encoding adenylosuccinate lyase — MSVHSVLSISPLDGRYASRVKSLTTEVSEFGLIKYRVMVEVKWLIKLASEPHFKEIPSFGEEAKAFLISLYENFSAEDAMAVKEIEKSTNHDVKAVEYWIKNQVKDHPELSASSEFTHFTCTSEDINNLSYGLMFKSTINDVVLPQLTDVIASMREMASEFAATPMLSRTHGQPATPTTLGKEIANVIFRLERQVKQLQNTEYLGKINGAVGNYNAHLVVYPDFDWPSFAKDFIENDLGLTFTPYSTQIECHDYIAEFSHTMTRVNTIFIDWSRDIWNYISHNFFKQRTIAGEVGSSTMPHKVNPIDFENAEGNFGIANALFIHFAEKLPISRMQRDLSDSTVLRSVGSAFGYTLIGFSSLLKGHGKLEVSSETLLKDLDANVEVLGEAVQMVMRRDGIANPYEKLKDFTRGKRINIDEMRQFIDTLELDEAVKAQLKALTPATYVGFAEKLAKEI; from the coding sequence ATGAGCGTTCATTCCGTATTATCCATTTCTCCTTTAGATGGCCGTTATGCTAGCCGTGTAAAATCTTTAACCACTGAAGTGAGCGAATTTGGGCTTATCAAATATCGTGTAATGGTAGAGGTGAAATGGCTAATTAAATTGGCATCAGAGCCACATTTCAAAGAAATTCCTTCATTTGGTGAAGAAGCAAAAGCCTTCTTAATCTCTCTTTATGAGAACTTCTCAGCAGAAGATGCTATGGCGGTAAAAGAGATTGAAAAATCTACAAACCATGATGTGAAGGCCGTTGAGTATTGGATTAAAAACCAAGTTAAAGATCACCCTGAATTATCAGCATCTTCAGAGTTTACGCACTTTACTTGTACGTCTGAAGATATTAATAACCTCTCTTATGGTTTAATGTTTAAAAGCACAATTAATGATGTCGTGTTACCACAATTAACAGATGTTATCGCTTCAATGCGTGAGATGGCGTCTGAATTTGCGGCAACGCCAATGCTCTCAAGAACTCATGGGCAACCTGCAACGCCGACAACGCTTGGTAAAGAGATCGCAAACGTGATTTTCCGTTTAGAGCGCCAAGTAAAACAACTTCAAAATACAGAATATTTAGGAAAAATTAATGGCGCAGTCGGTAACTATAATGCCCATTTAGTGGTTTATCCTGATTTTGATTGGCCATCATTTGCAAAAGACTTTATTGAAAATGATTTAGGCTTAACATTCACGCCATACTCAACGCAAATTGAGTGTCATGATTATATCGCAGAGTTTTCACATACCATGACGCGTGTAAATACTATCTTTATTGATTGGTCACGTGATATCTGGAACTATATTAGCCATAACTTCTTTAAGCAACGCACGATTGCCGGTGAAGTCGGTTCCTCTACAATGCCGCATAAAGTTAACCCGATTGACTTTGAAAATGCAGAAGGAAACTTCGGGATTGCTAATGCGCTCTTTATCCACTTTGCAGAAAAATTACCAATTTCAAGAATGCAGCGTGATCTAAGCGATTCAACGGTACTTCGTAGTGTTGGCTCTGCTTTTGGGTATACATTAATTGGTTTTAGTAGCCTTCTTAAAGGTCATGGCAAGCTTGAAGTGAGTAGTGAAACACTATTAAAAGATCTTGATGCTAACGTTGAAGTATTAGGGGAGGCTGTACAAATGGTGATGCGCCGTGATGGTATTGCAAACCCATACGAAAAGTTAAAAGACTTCACGCGTGGTAAACGTATTAATATCGATGAGATGCGTCAATTTATCGATACGCTTGAGCTTGATGAGGCAGTAAAAGCACAGTTAAAAGCATTAACACCGGCAACTTATGTTGGCTTTGCTGAAAAGTTAGCAAAAGAGATCTAA
- a CDS encoding DUF423 domain-containing protein, with protein MTQNVESSLGLSRFFIVVGAILAGLSVVIGAFGAHALSAHLTERGAAIWGTGVQYQMFHSVAMIVIGILLLILNSKKLLKYAGFAFLIGTILFSGSLYLIALLTIKNLGLITPLGGLFFVVGWLLLISAAMLSTRIRI; from the coding sequence ATGACACAAAATGTTGAAAGTAGTCTGGGGCTTAGTCGATTTTTTATTGTAGTAGGCGCAATTTTAGCGGGATTATCTGTAGTTATTGGGGCTTTTGGCGCACATGCGCTCAGTGCTCATTTAACAGAGCGCGGCGCTGCTATATGGGGAACTGGCGTACAATATCAAATGTTTCATTCCGTTGCGATGATTGTCATTGGTATTTTGCTTCTCATCTTAAATTCAAAAAAACTCCTAAAATATGCAGGTTTTGCATTTTTAATTGGGACGATTCTTTTCTCAGGCAGCCTCTATTTAATTGCACTTTTGACAATTAAAAATCTAGGTTTAATTACGCCTCTTGGCGGTCTCTTTTTTGTTGTGGGTTGGTTGTTGCTAATTAGCGCTGCAATGCTTTCAACTCGTATTCGTATTTAG